DNA from Salvelinus namaycush isolate Seneca chromosome 6, SaNama_1.0, whole genome shotgun sequence:
tagccagagcagtgatactagccagagcagtgatactagccagagcagtgatactagccagagcagtgatactagccagagcagtgacagtgatactagccagagcagtgacagtgatactagccagagcagtgatactagccagagcagtgacactagccagagcagtgatactagccagagcagtgatactagccagagcagtgatactagccagagcagtgatactagccagagcagtgatagtgatactagccagagcagtgacactagccagagcagtgatactagccagagcagtgatactagccagagcagtgacactagccagagcagtgacactagccaaagcagtgatactagccaaagcagtgatactagccaaagcagtgacagtgatactagccagggcagtgatactagccagagcagtgatactagccagagcagtgatagtgatactagcaagagcagtgatactagccagagcggtgatactagccagagcggtgatactagccagagcggtgatactagccagagcagtgatactagccagagcagtgacagtgatactagccagagcagtgatactagccagagcagtgatactagccagagcagtgacactagccagagcagtgatactagccagagcagtgatactagccagagcagtgatactagccagagcagtgatactagccagagcagtgacactagccagagcagtgacactagccagagcagtgacactagccagagcagtgacactagccagagcagtgatactagcaagagcagtgatactagccagagcagtgacagtgaaactagccagagcagtgacagtgaaactagccagagcagtgacagtgatacttgccagagcagtgatactagccgggagcagtgacagtgataacagccagagcagtgacactagccagagcagtgacagtgacactagccagagcagtgacagtgacactagccagagcagtgacagtgacactagccagagcagtgacagtgacactagccagagcagtgacactagccagagcagtgacagtgatactagccagagcagtgacagtgacactagccagagcagtgacactagccagagcagtgacagtgatactagccagagcagtgacagtgatactagccagagcagtgatactagccagagcagtgacagtgatactagccagagaagtgatactagccagagcagtaatactagccagagcagtgatactagccagagcagtgacagtgatactatcaaaagcagtgatactagccagagcagtggcagtgatactagccagagcagtgatactagccagagcagtgatactaaccagagcagtgacagtgatactagccagagcagtgatactagccagagcagtgacagtgatactatcaaaagcagtgatactagccagagcagtgacagtAATACTATCaaaagcagtgatactagccagagcagtgacagtAATACTATCAAAAGCAGTGATACTAGGCAGAGCAGTGACAGTGACACTAGCCAGAGCGATCTAACCAAAGAAACAGACAGAAATAGGAGGGGCAATCAacaaggtaatggagtccaggtgagtccaatgatgCGCTGCTGAGCATGATGGTGGGCacaacaatggtgacaggtgtgcgtaatgaaggcaGTCTTGCACCATCGAGAGGGAGAGctggagcaggcgtgacaggGTCAGTACCTTCTTTCTGTGTCAGACTGAAGCGTTGAAGAGTAGTTATTGTGATCACTTTGCACATAGATCCAACGTCTGTGCCAAGCGCAGACAGGTTCTAAATATAAGATTTCCCCTGAAATAACATTGTACTTATCTGGTATATCAACCAGCAAAAATACAGGTGAACTTTCTGCGTAGGGATCTCACCTATTCAATAAACAGCAATTACTTTTGTATGTTTTTACTTCGTCTATTTTCTATGAATTTGTATtaattgtatttaaaaaatactttGTTAATTTCAATTACTTTCCAACCCATATCAGTTGTATAAATACAACCAACTGTTATTGGTTCACGGACCTCACCTATAAATCATGACAAATACCTTTGTATTTTTTGACTTTGTGTCACGAATAgcgtcagggtggaaatgaccggaccaaggtgcagcgtggtgaccgtacattttcttttaatgttataaatgtcaccaacaaaacacaaCAGTGAAACTGACTAGTGCTATACAGGCCGCTATACAGGCCattaacacagacaactacccacaactaaggtgggaaaaacaggctgcctaagtatgattcccaatcagagacaacgatagacagctgtccctgattgagaaccatacccggccaaaacatagaaacagaaaacatagaaataaagaaactagaatgcccaccctagtcacaccctggcctaaccaaaatagagaataaaagcctctctttggccagggtgtgacactttgTCTATTTTCTATTCATTTTAATTGACtttatgttaaaaaaaatacttcAGGTGCATCTATGTCAACAGACACAACAGACATTCAAAAGGCCTTGTGAACTTTCATTAATACTTGATTtgaaaatatttcaaaaataCTTCCTTAAATTAGTTCTATTGGGGGTCCAAGATAGAGGTCTACAAGTTTTTTTGCAGGACGCCAACGATATGGCTTCCCACGAGCGCTAAATATGGAAAATCATCACAATGCAGTGATCATTCACTTTTGATTACTTCAACTTGAAGTTCAAGTTTGACAACAAACTGCTCAAAAACAAGTCTCCGTTGTGCAGTATGCCCATCTATTGAATATGATTTACCATATATAGAAATGctagattatttatttatttgacaggGACAATGCACATCAATCAACATTTCTGTCAATGTGACAGATTTTGCCAGCTGGATAGTTTTTATCCGCCAGATAAGAGAGTGACATTTAGCATCACAAacaatttacatttaaaaaaggtCCCTAAATGGGATTTAAAATAATTGTGAAAAAGAAAATACACTAAATATAAACAACCAAATAGTACAAACAGCAACAAATGTGTTAATTATTACATATTGCGAATATAATGTTAAGTATATATAGTATGCCTTATGATGCTTAAAGAACAATCGTTGTTGATCATTTATTACTTTATTGTTGACAAACATTTGGTGGTTAAAGATACCATTCCCATGTATTGTGACATTCCAGAGACATTTGGGATTAACCTATCGACAACATATAGTATAACTGAAAATAAATACAACATGCATATTGTCATTTTAGCAAAGCTCATTATATATTCAATAAACAATGTGTTATTTATTGGAAAAAACATGTACATTTCATGTTGGTGTAAATGTTATCCTTAATCTACATGGTGATGGTCATAGATCCCTTCCACTGCCACCAATTCATCAATCTTCCTGACCAGCTCAACAACTTGATCTCTCCTACGACTTTTGTTGTTGAAAACATGGTATCTGCCAGAACAGCGACGTATAATGTCTTTAAGATTTGGATGACCATCACGTACAAAGTCTTGTATTGTTATCCCCCCAAGTTGATCACTGTGAGTAAAGAGCACAATCATGTGCCTGTAAAGCTCTGGAAAGAGATCCTCAACGTTATCAACAGATTTCTGATCATCATCACTCCATGTCCCCAACTTCATCACCAACAGGAAGACATGAGGACCAGGGGATGAGACTTCAAGACACTTCAGTACTTCTCTTTGGATATACCCTGGTTTCCTACTACCATCTGTGTCTAACACTCCTGGTGTgtccaccacatttaaccatctGTTTTCTCGAACCCTTTCTTCCCTACATTTATCAGTCACTGAGGTAGACATGGGTGCTGatgtaaataaatgttttcctacAATGGTGTTTCCACTTGAACTTTTACCAGATCCAGTTTTTCCAATCAACACAATTCTCAGGTCATGACCTGCAAACATAATACATTGTTAATGATCAATTCACTCAAAACCAGTAAAGAAATGTACAGGATCTGAACTGCAAAGTTACAATCAATTCTCACCTGCAGGCACTTGAGACAAGAAGGAACCCATTGTCTTGATGAAGTTGAAAATGAATGAAGAGAAAGAGCTTTTTCCAATGTTATATCCCCCAAGCTCTCTTAGAACCGCCCACACAGCTTCTctctacaatacagtatatataaaggAAGATGCTAAACCGTTTCAGATTTTTACAGACCATGTGTTGAAGACCTCCCTGTGGACTTTTTTTATACCACGTCTATAATTGTTTGAAAAGTGAAAGTCTATTGAAAAAGGTATTGAAACTTTTTTCACAGTCAACTTGTCAATGATCAGATAACTAATGAACAACAGGAAAAGTCAGAGTACCTGTAGTGACATGTTATTTGAATGTCAGCATGTGTTGAATACCCAGGGTAAAGGTCCATTCCTTTTCTCTTTTCAGGCGTTTTGTATCTGTGACAAGCAGTTTCTGGCGAAACAAGAAGAGGAACATGTCACAAAGTAAGTGTTACTTTTTAAATGATTTAAGCCTACAATTTTTATGTAAATGCATTTTCATATTTATGTACAGTTTCATTTAGCACATACACCTTGAGCTGTTTTTAGAACAGATGCAGAATATTTCTCATAGTTGATTGCTCCTCTTAATGTTTAATCAGGTGAAAATCATCCCGGTCAAGAGAACCATGAAAGCAACATTTTGAACATTGTGTTACTGGGACAAGCAGGTAGTGGAAAGAGTGCTAGTGGAAACACAATCCTGGGCACAACCTGTTTTAAGTCAGAAAAAAACTCTTCACCAGTTACTAGTgagtgtcaggtaaaacagagaCAGAGGTCAGGAAAAGAGTTTAGGGTCATTGATACTCCAGACTTCTTccatgaatgtgttgaaaattcaGACAAACATGTTGAAGATTGTAAAATGCACTGTCGTATTGGGTCTTGTGTGTACTTACTGGTAATTCAGATTGGCCGATTCACAGAGGGCGAGAGAAAGATATTAAAACAATTGGAAGAAGCCTTGGGTGAAATCAAAAATAAAACGATTGTACTCTTTACTCATGGAGAGAACCTGGAAGTTGTCACCTTTGATCAGTTCATCAAAGAAGCTGACCCTCATCTGAAAGAAATACTACGTCTCTGTGGGGACAGGTGCCATCTGTTCAGAAACACTAGCACAGACCGCCATCAGGTAAAGGAGCTGAGCAGGACGATTTCCAGTTTGGCGGGCTTTCAAAGGATTCCAGATTTACAGGATTGGGGAATTATGAATGTAATTTCAATTTTGAGGCATAGAATGTACTCTTTATTTGAATGGATGAGAAATGTACTCAATATATAGCTCCATAGATTGTTAAACCTATTTTGATCATTTATATCAATTATAACTATGAAGCTTTCAGTTATGAATAACTGTGCATTTGTTCTAGATTCTGTTGAACTGTTTATAGCCACTGACAGATATTGAGAAGAGTGTAAGCTTAGTATACTTTTTTGACCCAAATGTTTATATTTTGTGACttgttttactgttgttttaaaaAAGAAAACAAGCTGTATTCTGTTTTTCTTGTAAGATAACAGCATCACTGTGCTCTGAGAATGCATAGTTGATTAGTGTAATCAATAAACCAATGTTTATGATATAAAAAAGGAGATACTCACCATTGATTTACTCTCTGCTGTTAAGTCACACAGGAATTAGCTCAATGTGTTACAGGaggaaatgaaatgctgaaaggAATTGTAAATATGAAGTGCAATGGTAAACCTGAGGAAGCACTGACACTTCACCATATTAAAATATGTTATGGTAATATGCATTTGAGTCTCATTTTAATAGTTTGTTGACCCTTTAAAAACTTAAAACAAGATATTCCATGAACAACTAAGTTCAATAAAAGAACCAAAGGATTCAATTAAGCTATTATCTCAAAATCTCTGAGGACTTTATACAGTAAAGCAGAccgtgtgtatatacagttgaagtcggaggtttacatacacttaggttggagtcattcaaacttgtttttcaaccactccacaaatttcttgttaacaaactatagttttggcaagtcggttagaacatctactttgtgcatgacacaagtaatttttccaacaattgtttacagacaagattatttcacttataatttactgtatcacaattccagtgggtcagaagtttacatacactaagttgactgtgcctttaaacagcttggaaaattccagaaaattatgtcatggctttagaagcttctgatcggctaattgacatcatttgagtcaattggaggtgtacctgtggatgtatttcaaggcctaccttcaaattcagtgcctctttgcttgacatcatgggaaaatcaaaagaaatcaggcaaGATATCcaaaaagaaattgtagacctccacaagtctggttcatccttgggagcaattaccaaatgcctgaaggtaccacgttcatctgtacaaacaatagtacgcaagtataaacatcatgggaccatgcagccgtcataccgctcaggaaggagaagcgttctgtctcctagagatgaacgtactttggtccgaaaagtgcaaatcaatcccagaacaacagcaaaggaccttgtgaagatgctggaggaaacaggtacaaaagtatctatatccacagtaaaaagagtcctaCATTGACATAACctcaaaggccgctcagcaaggaagaaaccattgctccaaaaccgccatataaaaaagccagactacggttttcaactgcacatggggacaaatatcgtactttttggagaaatgacctctggtctgatgaaacaaaagtagaactgttcagccataatgaccatcgttatgtttggaggaaaaagggggtggcttgcaagccgaagaacaccatcccagccgtgaagcacggaggtggcagcatcatgttggtgggggtgctttgctgcagcagggactggtgcacttcacaaaatagatggcatcatgagggaggaaaattatgtggatatattgaagcaacatctcaagatgtcaggaagttaaagcttggtcgcaaatgggtcttccaaatggacaatgaccccaagcatacttccaaagttgtggcaaaatggcttaaggacaacaaagtcaaggtattggagtggccatcaccaagccctgacctcaatcctaaagaaaatatgtgtgcagaactgaaaaagcgtgtgcgagcaaggaggcctacaaacctgactcagttacaccagctctgtcaggaggaatgggccaaaattcacccaacttattgtgggaagcttgtggaaggctacccaaaacgtttgacccaagttaaacaatttgtcaaattatgtcaattagcctatcagaagcttctaaagccatgacatcattttctgaaattttcaaGTTtattaaaggtacagtcaacttagtgtatgtaaacttctgacccactggaattgataTAGTGAGttataggtgaaataatctgtctgtaaacaattgttggaaaaattacctgtatcatgcacaaagtagatgtcctaaccgacttgccataactatagtttgttagcaagacatttgtggagtggttgaaaacaagtattaatgactccaacctaagtgtatgtaaacttctaacttcaactgtacatcttcCGTTCATTTAGGGCTGGTGCTCATTTACACAACACTAACCACGTTTCCAGCCAACCAGTTCATGCGGATGAAATACCTGATGCATGAAAAAAGTCATGACCAGGTTGATGGAAACATGAAATgccggtacaattttataaatgcctaCGGACAATGTTCGTCCGACATGGTGGGATCAATATGTGTCattaaaattaattatgcgagaaacaGCGGTGGGAactcctttatgcgcaaatattggaATGTCTgtataataaccatcacatcgaagtaaacttggagtcacacaatgatatgtgtggtcctcccactacgacttaggaaagcatgcagtttattaggccaCAGGTTAAATAAATGatatacgaatttgttcttaactgacttgcctagttaaataaaggttacataaaaaaataaaaacatttcaatgTAAATAATATACTTCACAGGATGGTGAATGTGCAAGGTGATGGcaaataaatattgagggtcttattctgatgAAATGATCAATGTTTGGCTGCCGTTTGAAAAATAATATCACTCTTATTCATTATAATCTTATAATGTAGATAGCCTACCCCCACTGTAtttgtgagctgttggctagagtgcatgtgccaagaccagagtgggcgcATTTGCTATAATGCAATAGTTTGTGACAaaatcagtagagttgaaaacacattaaaaaaattaaaacaaattCAGTACATGGGTATTTAACggcaaaagttatttttatgtgcacaaAGTCGTCAAGCCCAGCTTTTCATCCACAAAAAGTCTGTTTGCTGGAAACATCTGATGGGAAAATGCACaaattgttttatgcagatttttctATATTTGCATGAAATTCTTAGTGTTCAGTTATACGTATATACATACAGTTATACGTAACAGATTTTGGAACACTGTTCCTTTCATTCTAGGTTGTGGAATGGTGTTGGGAGAACCACTGGCAGAAGTCTTAAAGTGATGTCACCTTGTCTATCTGGATATAAGAATGTTTAGTGAATAAAATGAGCGGCTGAGAGAGGCACCATCAGCAGGATAATTTCAAACTATACCTGCACTCTGAAGAGAAGATCCTGGGCCTGCTTCTCTCACCTGGTGAAGCTAAGTATTTTGTCCTTGAAGACTGTGATCCAGTTAGTGAGTTTCCCGAGCAGGCTGGATTTAAGTCCTGAGCAATTTGTAGTAAAGCAGACaattacatacacacatataaactcagcaaaaaaattaaacgtcctctcactgtcacctgcgtttattttcagcaaacttaacatgtgtaaatatttgtatgaacataacaagattcaacaactgagacataaactgaacaagttccacagacatgtgactaacagaaatggaataatgtgtccctgaacaagggggggtcaaaatccaaagtaacagtcagtatctggtgtggccaccagctgcattaactactgcagtgcatctcctcctcgtggactgcaccagatttgccagttcttgctgtgagatgttaccccactcttccaccaaggcacctgcaagttcccggacatttctggggggggaatggccctagccctcaccctccgatccaacaggtcccagaggtgctcaatgggattgagatccgggctctcccctggccatggcagaacactaacattcctgtcttaggcgtctcacagtacagacattgcaatttattgccctggccacatctgcagtcctcatgcctccttgcagcatgcctaaggcacgttcacacagatgagcagggaccctgtgcatctttcttttggtgtttttcagagtcagtagaaaggcctctttagtgtcctaagttttcataactgtgaccttaattgcctaccgtctgtaagctgttagtgtcttaacgaccgatccacaggtgcatgttcattaattgtttatggttcattgaacaagcacgggaaaccgtgtttaaactttttatgaattatctttgaaagacggggtcctgaaaaagagacgtttatttttttgctgagttaataTATCCAGACCAGCGTGGTCACATCTCTCCCTGCTGTCACGTGTGTCATGTCAGCCAGGCTAGTTAATCACAGCAAACAGAATCAAATTcaaatgtttttgtaaaaaatGTGACCATCATGCCTGGAGTATCCAGTAGGCATGGATACTCTCTGATCATCTCGACTGTCATCTGGGCTGCCCTCTCTATGAACTTGCTTGTTTACTCGActgtgggacagactatgtttgttcccacactcgggactctgattCTTTATTGGTAACACAGACTCTCATCCTATTCTAACTACTTTTCGccagctttgtattcatgttacctgatgaaattgctgtacaatatgatcttgttgccatttgatgcacattcaaatgtcataaaaaaatcaacactgcagagctctcctgtcctctgtcGTCCCGgttgtattactgctgatgatatctggaaatgtgcatgtacaccctggcccatctattGTTGCTAACCctaattctgacttgtgctctgatatctgctttactgatttctgctctcgtaaaagcctgggttttctgcacgttaacactagaagcttattacctaacatccagatgtgttggtcattactgagacgtggttaagaaagagtgtttcgaacactgatgttaacctttctggctATAACCTTtgtcggcaagacagatcttccgaAGGTGGTGGAGTGGaaatctttaccaaggaacaccttcagtactcggttgtctccaccaagtctgtccccaaacaatttgatttgctggtttaaAGCATTCAACTTTacaatagctctttgttgactgttgctgggtgttatcgtccACCATCAGTACCGGCCTGTACACTAAATGCCCTAAattctctcctggccccttacactaagtttGAATTTGTCccgctaggtgacctaaactgggacatgcttaaaccaccaagtcctaaagcaacgggactccctaaatctttctcagattattaccaatcccacaaggtataattccaaacacccagaaaaggctactctccttgatgttatcctcacaaataatcctgagaGGTATGAGTCTGgtattttctgtaatgaccttagtgatcactgttttacagcatgTGTCCGTAATGACTGCTCattgaaacgacctgtc
Protein-coding regions in this window:
- the LOC120049160 gene encoding GTPase IMAP family member 7-like, coding for MGSFLSQVPAGHDLRIVLIGKTGSGKSSSGNTIVGKHLFTSAPMSTSVTDKCREERVRENRWLNVVDTPGVLDTDGSRKPGYIQREVLKCLEVSSPGPHVFLLVMKLGTWSDDDQKSVDNVEDLFPELYRHMIVLFTHSDQLGGITIQDFVRDGHPNLKDIIRRCSGRYHVFNNKSRRRDQVVELVRKIDELVAVEGIYDHHHVD